In Carya illinoinensis cultivar Pawnee chromosome 10, C.illinoinensisPawnee_v1, whole genome shotgun sequence, one DNA window encodes the following:
- the LOC122279918 gene encoding leucine-rich repeat protein 2-like: MADPTSFLFLLSMMLLLLQSYLFSFANAEILNVTTDKSALFELKAHISSKDSHHVLISNWSSNTHICTWVGVTCGSKHLRVKALNLSYMDLNEFSGALPEIGNLTMLRALFLYENNFEGTIPSSLLKCTQLQYLDMWNNNFTGRLSPEIGNLTMLTYLYLAQNKFEGMLIISLVLSKYTWYICMIYI; the protein is encoded by the exons ATGGCGGACCCAacttcttttctcttcctcctttCTATGATGCTGCTTTTGCTACAATCTTACCTATTTAGCTTTGCTAATGCAGAAATTCTAAACGTTACCACCGATAAATCTGCTCTTTTTGAATTGAAAGCTCACATTTCTTCTAAGGACTCTCATCATGTTTTGATAAGCAACTGGTCCTCCAACACTCATATTTGCACTTGGGTCGGTGTTACCTGTGGTTCTAAACATCTCCGAGTCAAAGCTTTAAACCTTTCCTACATGGACCTG AACGAGTTCTCTGGTGCACTCCCAGAAATAGGGAACTTAACCATGCTTAGAGCATTATTCCTTTATGAGAACAACTTTGAAG GTACAATTCCATCCTCGTTGTTGAAGTGTACACAGCTGCAATATTTAGATATGTGGAATAATAATTTCACAGGAAGACTATCCCCAGAAATAGGGAATTTAACTATGCTTACATACTTATATCTTGCCCAGAACAAGTTTGAAGGTATGCTCATAATTAGTCTTGTTTTATCGAAATATACATGGTATATATGCAtgatttatatatga